TGTCAGCCGGCTTGTAATTAAGTTTCTGAACTTTAATTctgatatgatgatgatgatgatgatgatgttctcTCTGCAAAGTTTTAACAACTTTCCTTGATTATTTTGTCCAGGAATTGGGAAGGTGAAGAGCAGAAAGGGGGGTGGGATGAGAGACACGGCCTCCAACGCCGACTCAGACATGTATGCAGACAATGGCGAGCGGCTGTACGACCTCAACCTGCCCGCCCTCGTCAAGTTCAGCTACGCAGCAGAGCGCGAAGATGAGCTGTCGCTGGTTAAAGGCACACGGGTGGTGGTGATGGAGAAATGCAGCGACGGATGGTGGCGCGGCAGCTACAATGGACGCTCTGGCTGGTTTCCGTCCAACTACGTGACAGAAGACGTGGATGGGACGGCAGGGGGAGGGGGAACGGgcgggggagggggaggggaacCACCTGGATCGCTAACAGAGAAGCTGGCGGCTGTGATGAACAGCACCACAAACGGGAACAGAGTGCTGCACACAGTCCAGGCGCTTTACCCCTTCAGCTCAGGCAACGACGAGGAGCTGAACTTTGAGAAAGGCGAGGTGATGGAGGTTGTAGAGAAGCCAGAGAACGACCCGGAGTGGTGGAAGTGCCGCAAAGCGGATGGACAGCTGGGCTTGGTGCCTAAGAACTACGTCACTGTGCTGGACTCCACCTCCCATAAACCCACAGCGGGGCCTGCTGGGCCGCCCACACCTGACTGTGATTACATCTCACCTTCAGGCAGCGGGCGCTTTGCGGGGAAGGAGTGGTACTATGGGAAGGTGACGCGCCACCAGGCAGAGGTAGCCCTCAACCAGAGAGGCATAGAAGGAGACTTCCTCATCAGAGACAGCGAGTCATCGGTTAGTAGCCACCTACTTAACAAAGCGCCAATTTTCATAGCTGTTGTCTGTATTTGACTCATATTCTGATAAtatccctttttgtttttgcagccaAACGACTTCTCCATCTCCCTGAAGGCGCAGAGCAAGAACAAGCATTTCAAAGTGCAGCTGAAGGAAAGCCTTTACTGCATTGGACAGCGCAAGTTCAACTCTATGGAAGAGCTTGTTGAACACTACAAAAAGGCCCCCATCTTCACCAGTGAGCAGGGAGACAAACTGTACCTGATCAAGGCCCTGTCCGCCTCCTGATCCCCCTGTtgcacactttcacacacacacacacacacacacacacacacacacacacacacacacacacacacacacacacacacacacacacacacacacacacactcacccataCATTCTAAACTGCATccatatacaatatatacatacagataCTTACATCAgaacacacactaacatttaAACTCAAAGCCTGAGGACTTAACACATCATCAGGACTTAAATGCCCAGTTTGTGAGCATTCCAAGAGGAGGTGTGGAAAAAGCACGGGAGAGACATGGAGGAACAGAGGGGGGAGACAAATAGACTATGGACTCCTGAGAGTTGACTACAGACCTCTTGGTCACCTATTTAAAATTATCCAGATGTGTTAGCTCATAGGCAATGCCATGTATTTCCACCTTGATACTATTAGATTTGCatttagttttccttttttttctgttgttgataatatataatctttttaacagtttctttttaaaatgtgatgatttttaaCTGTATCCAATACACAACAACCACCCATATGAGGCATTTCTCAGATTCTAGAAGCTAGAGTTCTACATTTCAACTCATTTTTGTGTTGTCTGTCTTAACTCTTTCTTTATGGTTGTGTGGACGCGCTAATCCACAAACTCCTGCTAACTGCTAATCATGAATAAAAAATTAAGtgaccaaaatatatttattgatacAATTCTGTTAGGATCATGGTTGTAGAGATTGGATATCACACTGTGTATCTGTTTGTTTGAGGATACTTGGTCAAACcagacatttgtttttgttcaaaaGAACTGCTTGTCTCACATATTGCTGTATCCATATCATGTGAATGTTACAAAGCCGGGGCACCACACACTGTGGGGGGCTCAAAATGCCATGACTTTGCACGCATGCATGCAAACGAAACAGAATAGTGTTCAGCGTCCTCACACCTTCACTCTTTTCTCCCAAGAGAGAAATTGACAGTCCATGGAGAGTTTATCCTGGCATTTGAAGGCCGTGCGAAGAGTCAAAAAGTGTTTTCCCCTCATAGTCTGGAGACAGACAGCTGGCGCGTCTTCCCAGTGTTGCCAAAGGGGACTTTTCTCTTGAGGAAGGAGGGCAGTGGAGCTGACAGCAGTGCGGCTTCCAAACACCCGCCAGTTCTGTGGAGCTGAGAGGGGAAATGGAGGGGCAGTCAAGAGGATGATGTCACTGCTCTTGAATTAGCGATCGCTGAAGGGAATGGAGAAGCTAGGGTCACCCAGGGGTCATGTTTGGGCG
Above is a window of Scomber scombrus chromosome 20, fScoSco1.1, whole genome shotgun sequence DNA encoding:
- the nck1b gene encoding cytoplasmic protein NCK1 isoform X2, which translates into the protein MDMANLFKHFFRIGKVKSRKGGGMRDTASNADSDMYADNGERLYDLNLPALVKFSYAAEREDELSLVKGTRVVVMEKCSDGWWRGSYNGRSGWFPSNYVTEDVDGTAGGGGTGGGGGGEPPGSLTEKLAAVMNSTTNGNRVLHTVQALYPFSSGNDEELNFEKGEVMEVVEKPENDPEWWKCRKADGQLGLVPKNYVTVLDSTSHKPTAGPAGPPTPDCDYISPSGSGRFAGKEWYYGKVTRHQAEVALNQRGIEGDFLIRDSESSPNDFSISLKAQSKNKHFKVQLKESLYCIGQRKFNSMEELVEHYKKAPIFTSEQGDKLYLIKALSAS
- the nck1b gene encoding cytoplasmic protein NCK1 isoform X1; the protein is MTEEVIVIAKFDYMAQQDQELDIKKNERLWLLDDSKSWWRVRNATNKTGFVPSNYVERKNSARKASIVKNLKDTLGIGKVKSRKGGGMRDTASNADSDMYADNGERLYDLNLPALVKFSYAAEREDELSLVKGTRVVVMEKCSDGWWRGSYNGRSGWFPSNYVTEDVDGTAGGGGTGGGGGGEPPGSLTEKLAAVMNSTTNGNRVLHTVQALYPFSSGNDEELNFEKGEVMEVVEKPENDPEWWKCRKADGQLGLVPKNYVTVLDSTSHKPTAGPAGPPTPDCDYISPSGSGRFAGKEWYYGKVTRHQAEVALNQRGIEGDFLIRDSESSPNDFSISLKAQSKNKHFKVQLKESLYCIGQRKFNSMEELVEHYKKAPIFTSEQGDKLYLIKALSAS